A region of the Callithrix jacchus isolate 240 chromosome 10, calJac240_pri, whole genome shotgun sequence genome:
CCACTGCTGCCGTGCGTGGGTCCCGCTCCACAGTGAGAAGGCGACCCCCAGGGGGCAGAGCTCGGGCAATAAGCAGGGTAGAGTATCCACAGTAGGTTCCCAATTCCAGCACACAAGCAGGGGCCTTCTCCTCCACCAGCCGCATCAGGATCTGACCTATGGGGGGAGATGGCTGTTGCAGAAGACATGGGAGATGGATGCAGGGCCCCTGATAGAAAGAGATCTCAAATGCCCGCCTACCTCACTGCAGTTCTCAACCAGCTGGGGTCTCATCTGTCCCTTGTACCATAGCCCCAGCTGCCCTCCTGGTCACCCCATCTCCTCAGTGTAGTCTTCATACCAGCCCTGAAATCTTTCCATCAAATCTGACCTTATTACTTCTTGACTCCTGTGAGCTGAAGGCCTTTGGGATTGAACTTGAGATCCTCAGCCTGGCATTCAGGACCTTGGACCTTATCCTATCCTACCTTTCCAGGTTCATTTCTCAGTACTTCCCACCTATGGCCTGTATCACAGCCATTCCAAACAACTGTGCCCAAAATCCATTATACTGTCTCATTGCTTCATGCCACATTTGTGTATGTGGCTGGCTTTGCCCTTCCCACCCCCATCTCCATCTGCCTGGCCAACTCAAAACTAATCCTTCCAGACTCAGTTCAAATGTTGCTTTCTCTATGAGGTCCCAGGCAGAAACAACCACCCTATCTTTCAGATTTATGAAAAGTTTCTGTTAGAATTGATAGTTTCATTCTCCTTTTATTGCTTATTGAATATATTTGTGATCTTAGAATTGGAtgaatttctgcattttgcttttgtttttagactgggtcttgctctgttgcccaggctggagtgtggtagtgtgatcacggctcactgctgcctcaaccacccaggctcaggcaatcctcccacctcagcctgccaagtagctgggatcacagttgctcaccaccacatgcagctaattttttaattttttgtagaaatgggggtctcactttgttgcccagcctagtctcaaactcctgggctcaagtgattcccctgcctcagcctccccaaagtgctaggattacaggcatgagccactgcacatccaaatttcttaaataagaccCTAAAAGCACTTGTGCTGGGTTTGAGATAAATCCAGGCACACAGTTACCCTAAATGGGATGTGGAAGCCTCCATGGTGGAGAAGAAAGATGTGGACATAGATCATTACAAAGCTATGGGTTATATGCTGAGATGGTTATTCCACTGTGTATTATGCTTCCTTTGAGGCCAGCATTTGTGGCTCGTTCATCTGTGTGGCCTGTATCCACCTCCCTGGCACCTAGCACATTCCTAATACAAAAGAGGTggcaataaatgtttgctgaataaatgacttCGTCCAAGCTCCtcatttccagatgagaaaaaaagagaccCTAAAAAAGGACCAAGAACTTGCCCGATTCACCCAGTAAAGCAGCAGCAGATCCCAAATCTTCCTTCACGAACTTAGGGGTACTTCCTGGAGCAGAAGGCTAGGGAACACTGACCTTTGACAGGCCCCATATGGCTCAAGTACTCGCAGTGGCTGCTCCAGTGGTCCAGAGTGGTGAGGATGTGGCCAGGGTCACCAGGCAGGGCATGGGTGAGTACGTAGCTGAAGGCCCGCTCCTCAATCCGCAGCCCTGACAGGCAGTCTCGGAGGCTTCGCATCAAGACTGTGCGCACCAGCAATCGGAAGTAGTGCCGGTACCGCACCAGCAATGTTACCACCAGTGGCAGGAAGGCCAATGCAATGGCAGCGGACATGGTCCCTACCTGGGCCCTGGGCTGGAGGGAAGTAGGGAGGGAAACCCACACTCACAATTTGCCTGTTATTTGTGTAGCTTTTGCCAGTAGCAGTTATTATCCTTATATTTTACAAACCACGGCTCAGTAAGGCTAAGTTTTTTGTCCAGAGTCACACAAAAGAACTGGGATTTAAATCCAGGTTAGTATAATTCCAAGCCTGTGTACTTTCATGGACTCCATACTGTCTATTTTCAGCACCCAGACCCAAACCTCCTCTTCCTAGTCCCAACCCCTGTTCCTATCTTCACATTGTTCCCCTGACTTGTTTCGCTTTATCCCTGATGTCACCCCTTCTTTAGGACCCTTTTCATCAGTTGCCCTCTGGGATATCTTCCCCCAACCCTGCCCGCTGCCTGCCTGGTCTCCTCTGACCATTGCTGTGTAGCAGGAGCATAGATTTGCAGTCA
Encoded here:
- the LRTOMT gene encoding leucine rich transmembrane and O-methyltransferase domain containing; translation: MSAAIALAFLPLVVTLLVRYRHYFRLLVRTVLMRSLRDCLSGLRIEERAFSYVLTHALPGDPGHILTTLDHWSSHCEYLSHMGPVKGQILMRLVEEKAPACVLELGTYCGYSTLLIARALPPGGRLLTVERDPRTAAVAEKLIRLAGFDEQMVELIVGSSEEVIPCLRTQNQLNRADLVLLAHRPRCYLRDLQLLEAHALLPAGATVLADHVLFPGAPRFLQYAKSCGHYRCRLHHTGLPDFPAIKDGIAQLTYAGPG